The sequence CTTtccaatgtaaatatatatatatatatatatatatatatatatattagaaattaAGAGTCATTTCACAATTAGGTAGCAGAATACAATGAGTTATGGAGAATTTTGCAGGTGCCACAATTGATTTAGAAATGTCAGTTCCTGCAcctttttgaaactgcagtactaTGATGACACTTACCCCCTGCCCtgccctctctcaccccccctcgctgtgctctgtgtctgcagtACTATGATGACACTTACCCCCTGCCCtgccctctctcaccccccctcgctgtgctctgtgtctgcagtACTATGATGACACATAACCCCTGCCCtgccctctctcaccccccctcgctgtgctctgtgtctgcagtACTATGATGACACTTACCCCCTGCCCtgccctctctctcaccccccctcgctgtgctctgtgtctgcagtACTATGATGACACTTACCCCCTGCCCtgccctctctcaccccccctcgctgtgctctgtgtctgcagtACTATGATGACACTTACCCCCTGCCCtgccctctctcaccccccctcgctgtgctctgtgtctgcagtACTATGATGACACTTACCCCCTGCCCtgccctctctcaccccccctcgctgtgctctgtgtctgcagtACTATGATGACACTTACCCCCTGCCCtgccctctctcaccccccctcgctgtgctctgtgtctgcagtACTATGATGACACTTACCCCCTGCCCtgccctctctcaccccccctcgctgtgctctgtgtctgcagtACTATGATGACACTTACCCCCTGCCCtgccctctctcaccccccctcgctgtgctctgtgtctgcagtACTATGATGACACTTACCCCCTGCCCtgccctctctcaccccccctcgctgtgctctgtgtctgcagtACTATGATGACACTTACCCCACGGTGAAGGAGCAGAAAGCCTTCGAGAAGAACATCTTCAACAAGACGCACCGCACAGACAGTAAGGGAGCGAGCAGGCAGGGTCGTCTCAATTCCTgctttttcaattccaattccttttgaaaAGGATTGCCATTCCCATTCCGTATGAATCTGTTACAACACCGCACTGATCAGAATTGCACTTTGGCGGTATTCTGTTTAAATGAGCTTCTCGCAGACAACCAAATGACTTCAGCCGAAGTCGCTGTTTTCTCAGTCAGTTAAACGGGCTTCAGATGAAAGCAGTTGAATAATAATCACCACGATCTtatcaaaggaattggaattgaaaaacaaggATTGATCCCGACCCTGCAAGCAAGCCTGCCCTCCTGCAGGGAGACAAAGCAAATGCATCAAAACACTATAGAATACAAACATCAGCCCCGCGGTCTTTATTAAACAGAACTGTGTGTCcgtcctccctctctctctcaggtgagaTAGCTCTCCTGGAGGGGCTGACTGTCATCTATAAGAGCAGCATCGATCTGTACTTCTATGTGATTGGCAGCTCATACGAGAACGAGGTAAAGCAAGACCATCAGAGAGGAATCAAACAGGGAAcacaatgtgtttaaaaaatacaaatctcaaTGAAGGAGTGTTAGTTTGACAGGCAGTCTTGTTTGGTAATTGTGTAGATTTACCAGTTCACAGtattgcagcttttttttttttttcacagatatgCTGCTGAATTGTCTTGTAGTTTCACTAAGTTAACCCAGGAGTCACCAGGGGGTGCTTTGCATGGTGTTCACTCCTCGTGTGATGCACTGTGCGGGGCTGGTTTTATTTGTGTGCTCTAACCCTCCCCATTCCTCCTCCCCTCTCAGCTGATGCTGATGTCGGTGCTGAACTGCCTGTTTGACTCGCTCAGTCAGATGTTAAGGTAAGAGACTCGGATGTTTTGTAATAATGGCTGTTACAGGGAATGCGTTTGTTTATTTAAGAGAATAAACTTCTATTGAAAACAGTTTCCATGATCACAAGGATGAAAGTAAGACTCCCGCTGCAGAgcggtgtgatccattcctggcttcactgagagtttaacaagacacacccctgagcttgttagcgaTACGCGCTGTGGCTAATtgagctggtagtaaaacctggactgggtgacactgtcTCATTCCCAGCCCTGTCTTGTGTCCCGCAGGAAGAACGTTGAGAAGAGGGCTCTGCTGGAGAACATGGAGGGGCTGTTTCTCGCTGTGGACGAGATCGTGGATGGAGGGTGAGTCACCGGGGAGGGAATTCTTTCTCATGGGCCAGAGGAGCTGTGAATGTGTGGCTGCTTAGTGACCATCCAATGTgtatccagggatggaaataagacaccccccgttgcatagcagtgtgagccATTCCTgcttttaataagacacacgcctgagcttgttaccatcacactggggctaatcaggcttgtagtaaaacctggactgggtgaaactgctatcaAACAGGAGTCTTTATTCCAACACTGTGATTgaatctctctcctctctctgtctctcgcagGGTGATTCTGGAGAGTGATCCTCAGCAGGTGGTGCATCGCGTGGCACTGAGGGTAAGAGAGGAAGCAATGACTGCCTGCAACagagatacacactcacacacacacactgctacacacacacacactgactgcaacacacacacacacacacacactgcctgcaacacagacacacactcacacactgctacacacacacacacactgcctgtaacacagagacacacacacacacactgctacacacacacacactgcctgcaacacagagacacacacacacacaggcactgacacacaatTGAAAATTGAATATTTTACAGACGTAATAGTTGTTGTGAgggttcagctgctttcattgacTAACAA comes from Acipenser ruthenus chromosome 42, fAciRut3.2 maternal haplotype, whole genome shotgun sequence and encodes:
- the LOC117400912 gene encoding coatomer subunit zeta-1 — its product is MDSLILEPSLYTVKAVLILDNDGERLYAKYYDDTYPTVKEQKAFEKNIFNKTHRTDSEIALLEGLTVIYKSSIDLYFYVIGSSYENELMLMSVLNCLFDSLSQMLRKNVEKRALLENMEGLFLAVDEIVDGGVILESDPQQVVHRVALRGDDVPLTEQTVTQVLQSAKEQIKWSLLR